The genomic interval GAGCGTGTGGGAAGCCGGGTCCAGGCGCCGTGCGAAGGCGGCGGGCCTCGCGGCGGCCGCAGCCGCGTGCGCCATGACGCTCATGCCAGCTTCGGTGCCCCGCGCGGGGACCCTTCTTCCCGGAAGGGTTCCCTTCACGCTTCGGGCGTCCGAAATCATCGCGCAGAACGCGGTGATCAGCATTCTGGGTGAGTCGATGTCGTTCTCAAGTGCATCCATCCAGGGGATGAGCTTGACCTATTCGGCGGGCGGGCACACGTATACCATCGCAGTCAACGGAACGGCTTCGGCGGGGCAGACGGTGATCAAGACGTCGCTGTTCAGCACACTCAAAGACGACATCGGATCGCTCTTTCACGTGCAGTCGCCGAGCGTCGCGGTCGTTCTCGCGGACGCGCTGATTCAAAAGCCCATCCCGACGCTCGTGCTCACCAACGTCAACTTGACCATCGATACGTCCATGAACACCCAAAATATTCAAATGCCCAGCATGCAGATGACCGTGAGCTGAGCCAACACGTGCATGACCTGCAAAAAGGGGTGATCCCGTGAGCTCTCCGGCGCCGTTTCTACTCAAGGCAACGAGAATCCAAGCCAATCAAGCCAGGCTGAATGTGCTCACGAACACCTTGTCGTTCCAATCCGCCACCATTGAGGGGATGCACATCGCCCGGACGGCGGACGGCCACACGATGTCCATCGCGTCGGGGGGCGTGGTCAAAGTCGGCCAGACCAAGATCCAAACCACGGTTCTCCGCAACCTCGCGAGCATTGGCAGTTTCCGCAATAAGCGAGACGTCCTTCTCCTGCTCGCCGGAAGCACGCTTCCTCATCTCGAGCTGTCTCGCGTCGAGTTCACCATCGACGGGTATTTAACCACGTCGCACGCGGATATCCCGGTCATGACCCTCTCGATGACCTGACCGCCTCCGCTCGCCGTTGCCCAGCTTGCGGGGTCATGGGCGCGTCCTTCGCTCGCGCCACGGGGCAACGGCACCTCTATTCTCCTCCGAGGCCCCTGCACGCAGACGGCAAGGCGATATCCTTTTCTTGTTTCCCCGCGCGAATTCCTCTATAATGTCGCTAATACTCCATGGCGCGTGCGGATATGAGGAAATTCGAGAGAATGGCTCGGTTCTGAACTTGAGATAGGGCGACGTATCATCAGGATATCACTCGCCAAGGTTGTCGCTCTGGCCGCCCGAAGGGGGATGTACGATGAGTCGTCCGTCGCCGCTTCCGCCGTCAGGTGAATCGCTTCCGAAAAAAACCCTACAGTCGGTCCTGCAGACCCTGCAGGCGCAGGAAGCGGAGTGCCGCATGAACTGGAGCCTGCGCATGGCGCGGCTCGAGATTCCGGAAGTCACGCAGCCGGTGTTGACGCACCTTTTTCAGTTTCTTCTGAGAAATATTGAAAGCGCTCTCACGGACGAGGAGGCGCTCGTTCGCGCGTTTCAGGCCGAGGTCATGCGCGCCCAGCCGAGCGTGATGGCTTCGGACGTGCTGGTCGTGGTCGGCTTCCTGGAAGAACTGATGATCTCCATGGCGTGGCGGATGGTCGAGCCGGCTCAGATCGAGTCGTTCGTGCGCTTCGCGCATCGGCTCTGCTTCGATCTCGCCCGCGAGGCGCTTTCTGAAGGATACTTCCCGGCGAAGCTTGCGGCCCGCACGCAGTACATGTGTGACGCGCCGCTCGTGAACTGGCTGAACGTGCTGAGCGCCGAATGCGACTGGAAGTGGTTCGCGCTCGCTCGGACGAGACCTCAGGTGAACGTCGAGGAGTCCGCGCTCTACGTCCCCGAGACCCGCATGTGGACGGCCGAGGCGCCACATCCTGAGCGGACGGAACAGGTGCGAAAGGCTTTAGCGGACGGATCGCCCTTTGTGGCCGCGGTCGGGGACAACCTGTACGCGGTGGCGGAGGCGCGGCACGATCCGCTCACGATTCGCCGCTTCCGCCAGACAGCGCAGTGGATCCAGAACGCGCTTCAGCTCTCCATCTACGTCCGCGGCGGGCACGGCAGCGGACGCGCGGAGCTACTCGAGGTCTTGCTGGAGTTCGACGACGTGCTTGCGTCGGCCGGCGACATGAACGAGCTTTTGACCTGCGTTGTGGAACACGTGTGCCGGCGCGGCGGGTTCAAGCGCAGTGCGCTCTTCTTGTACAATCCCATCACCCAGACGGTCGAGGGCGTGCACGGCTACAATGTGAACGTCGAAGAGATCATGCGGATTCGCCAGACGGATCGCGATATCCCCTCGCTCACACAGTTCGTGCAGATCGCCAAGCCCGTGTTTCTGAAGGACGTGGGCAACATCCTTCCGCAATCCTACGTGAACAAGTTTCACCTCTCGTCGCTCCTTGTGTGCCCAGTGATTGACAATCGGCGCATGCTCGGGATCATGCTGCTCGATCACGGCGGGCGGCCGTTCACGCCGGACAATGCCACGATTCGCATGGTGGAGGCCATGCTGGCGCGGGCCGGGCGGATGATCGTGATGCAGATGTATCGGCAGGCCGGTGCGGCGCCCATCACGCCGCTCACGACCTTGACCAAGCGTGAGCGCGAGATCCTTCAGCTCATCGCGGACGGCGTGGACACGAAGGAAATTGGGCGCGCCCTGCACATCAGCGACTATACGGTGACGGAGCACGTGAGCTCCATTTTGCGGAAACTGGGGGCGAAAAACCGCACGGAGGCGGTGGCCAAGGCGATGCGCGAGCGCATCATTCACTGAGCGCCTCCCATTGTGCGGCCGCAACGTGGCCCCGTTGCCGCGGCCGCGTCCACGCAGAAACGACGCAGGCCACCCCGTAGGTTCGGGGGTTTTGTTCACAATATTGCAACATTTCGGGGAGGCCGGGGCCTGCGTCCTGCGCTACAATAGCACCAAGCTGTTATATATCAGAAAGGTGCTTCGGCTCTGTGTTTCAATCCGCCTGGCTGATGCGGATGGCGGAGCCGTGGC from Alicyclobacillus acidocaldarius subsp. acidocaldarius DSM 446 carries:
- a CDS encoding LuxR C-terminal-related transcriptional regulator; the encoded protein is MSRPSPLPPSGESLPKKTLQSVLQTLQAQEAECRMNWSLRMARLEIPEVTQPVLTHLFQFLLRNIESALTDEEALVRAFQAEVMRAQPSVMASDVLVVVGFLEELMISMAWRMVEPAQIESFVRFAHRLCFDLAREALSEGYFPAKLAARTQYMCDAPLVNWLNVLSAECDWKWFALARTRPQVNVEESALYVPETRMWTAEAPHPERTEQVRKALADGSPFVAAVGDNLYAVAEARHDPLTIRRFRQTAQWIQNALQLSIYVRGGHGSGRAELLEVLLEFDDVLASAGDMNELLTCVVEHVCRRGGFKRSALFLYNPITQTVEGVHGYNVNVEEIMRIRQTDRDIPSLTQFVQIAKPVFLKDVGNILPQSYVNKFHLSSLLVCPVIDNRRMLGIMLLDHGGRPFTPDNATIRMVEAMLARAGRMIVMQMYRQAGAAPITPLTTLTKREREILQLIADGVDTKEIGRALHISDYTVTEHVSSILRKLGAKNRTEAVAKAMRERIIH